A single Glycine soja cultivar W05 chromosome 14, ASM419377v2, whole genome shotgun sequence DNA region contains:
- the LOC114383058 gene encoding calcium-dependent protein kinase 29-like isoform X2 yields MGLGMFKALFCCSKPHEIDIADSWDSSPDHTPKQHSKPKPKPNAAPTHSNNKQTTTSTQIGAILGKPYVNIHQMYEMKKELGSGQSGVTYLCVEKTTKREYACKSISRSKLLSTQEIEDVRREVMILQHLSGQPNIVEFRGAYEDKQNVHLVMELCSGGELFDRIIAKGNYSEREAATVMRQIVNVVHACHFMGVMHRDLKPENFLLANKDPKAPLKATDFGLSVFIEEGIVYREIVGSAYYVAPEVLKRNYGKEIDVWSAGIILYILLSGVPPFWGENERSIFEAILGGKLDLESAPWPSISAAAKDLIRKMLNNDPKKRITAAEALEHPWMKEGGEASDKPLDNAVLTRMKQFRAMNKMKKLALKVIAENLSEEEIKGLKQMFNNMDTDRSGTITFEELKSGLTKLGSKLSESEIKQLMDAADVDKSGTIDYQEFITATINRHKLEKEENLFKAFQYFDKDSSGYITRDELRQALTEYQMGDEATIDEVIDDVDTDNDGKINYQEFVAMMRKGILDIDEKEKPQ; encoded by the exons ATGGGACTGGGGATGTTTAAGGCATTGTTTTGCTGCAGCAAGCCCCATGAAATTGACATTGCAGACTCCTGGGACTCATCTCCTGATCATACCCCCAAACAACATTCTAAACCAAAGCCAAAGCCAAATGCTGCACCTACTCATTCCAATAATAAACAAACCACCACATCTACACAAATAGGAGCAATTCTAGGGAAACCATACGTGAACATACACCAAATGTACGAGATGAAGAAGGAACTGGGAAGCGGGCAGTCTGGTGTAACATATCTGTGTGTGGAGAAGACGACGAAGCGAGAGTATGCATGCAAATCCATCTCTCGGTCGAAGCTGCTGAGCACGCAGGAGATTGAGGATGTGAGAAGAGAGGTTATGATTCTGCAGCATCTTTCGGGGCAGCCCAACATAGTGGAGTTCAGAGGGGCTTATGAGGACAAGCAGAACGTGCATCTGGTGATGGAGCTGTGCAGTGGGGGCGAACTCTTCGACCGCATCATTGCCAAAGGGAACTACTCCGAGCGTGAAGCTGCCACTGTCATGAG ACAAATTGTTAATGTGGTTCATGCTTGTCATTTTATGGGGGTCATGCATAGGGACCTTAAGCCTGAAAATTTCTTGCTTGCTAATAAGGATCCTAAGGCACCTCTCAAAGCCACCGATTTTGGATTGTCCGTCTTCATTGAAGAAG GTATAGTGTATAGAGAAATTGTTGGAAGTGCATACTATGTAGCTCCGGAGGTGTTAAAGCGAAATTATGGAAAGGAGATAGATGTGTGGAGCGCAGGAATCATTTTATACATCCTTCTAAGTGGGGTGCCTCCATTTTGGGGCG AAAACGAGAGAAGCATATTTGAAGCTATTTTGGGAGGCAAGCTTGATCTGGAGAGCGCACCATGGCCTTCAATTTCAGCTGCTGCAAAAGATTTGATCAGGAAAATGTTGAATAATGACCCTAAGAAACGCATTACAGCTGCCGAAGCCCTTG AACACCCGTGGATGAAGGAAGGTGGTGAAGCATCTGACAAGCCTTTAGACAATGCTGTTTTGACTAGAATGAAACAGTTCAGAGCAATGAACAAGATGAAGAAACTTGCTTTAAAG GTTATAGCAGAAAACCTTTCAGAGGAAGAAATAAAGGGTTTGAAACAAATGTTCAACAATATGGATACTGATCGCAGTGGCACAATCACATTCGAGGAACTCAAATCTGGATTGACCAAATTGGGATCCAAGCTTAGTGAATCAGAAATAAAGCAGCTAATGGACGCT GCTGATGTTGACAAAAGTGGTACTATTGACTATCAAGAATTCATCACTGCCACCATTAACCGGCATAAACTAGAGAAGGAAGAGAATTTGTTTAAGGCTTTTCAATACTTTGACAAGGATAGCAGTGG ATATATAACAAGAGATGAGCTTAGACAAGCTTTGACTGAGTATCAAATGGGAGATGAAGCGACTATAGATGAAGTCATCGACGATGTTGACACTGATAAC GACGGGAAAATTAATTACCAGGAGTTTGTGGCTATGATGAGAAAGGGGATCCTGGATATTGATGAGAAAGAGAAACCACAATAA
- the LOC114383058 gene encoding calcium-dependent protein kinase 29-like isoform X1 has product MGLGMFKALFCCSKPHEIDIADSWDSSPDHTPKQHSKPKPKPNAAPTHSNNKQTTTSTQIGAILGKPYVNIHQMYEMKKELGSGQSGVTYLCVEKTTKREYACKSISRSKLLSTQEIEDVRREVMILQHLSGQPNIVEFRGAYEDKQNVHLVMELCSGGELFDRIIAKGNYSEREAATVMRQIVNVVHVCHFMGVMHRDLKPENFLLATNHPDAAVKATDFGLSIFIEEGIVYREIVGSAYYVAPEVLKRNYGKEIDVWSAGIILYILLSGVPPFWGENERSIFEAILGGKLDLESAPWPSISAAAKDLIRKMLNNDPKKRITAAEALEHPWMKEGGEASDKPLDNAVLTRMKQFRAMNKMKKLALKVIAENLSEEEIKGLKQMFNNMDTDRSGTITFEELKSGLTKLGSKLSESEIKQLMDAADVDKSGTIDYQEFITATINRHKLEKEENLFKAFQYFDKDSSGYITRDELRQALTEYQMGDEATIDEVIDDVDTDNDGKINYQEFVAMMRKGILDIDEKEKPQ; this is encoded by the exons ATGGGACTGGGGATGTTTAAGGCATTGTTTTGCTGCAGCAAGCCCCATGAAATTGACATTGCAGACTCCTGGGACTCATCTCCTGATCATACCCCCAAACAACATTCTAAACCAAAGCCAAAGCCAAATGCTGCACCTACTCATTCCAATAATAAACAAACCACCACATCTACACAAATAGGAGCAATTCTAGGGAAACCATACGTGAACATACACCAAATGTACGAGATGAAGAAGGAACTGGGAAGCGGGCAGTCTGGTGTAACATATCTGTGTGTGGAGAAGACGACGAAGCGAGAGTATGCATGCAAATCCATCTCTCGGTCGAAGCTGCTGAGCACGCAGGAGATTGAGGATGTGAGAAGAGAGGTTATGATTCTGCAGCATCTTTCGGGGCAGCCCAACATAGTGGAGTTCAGAGGGGCTTATGAGGACAAGCAGAACGTGCATCTGGTGATGGAGCTGTGCAGTGGGGGCGAACTCTTCGACCGCATCATTGCCAAAGGGAACTACTCCGAGCGTGAAGCTGCCACTGTCATGAGGCAGATTGTCAATGTGGTTCACGTCTGCCATTTCATGGGCGTCATGCATCGAGACCTCAAGCCCGAGAATTTCTTGTTGGCCACCAACCACCCCGATGCAGCCGTAAAAGCCACTGATTTTGGACTCTCCATTTTTATTGAGGAAG GTATAGTGTATAGAGAAATTGTTGGAAGTGCATACTATGTAGCTCCGGAGGTGTTAAAGCGAAATTATGGAAAGGAGATAGATGTGTGGAGCGCAGGAATCATTTTATACATCCTTCTAAGTGGGGTGCCTCCATTTTGGGGCG AAAACGAGAGAAGCATATTTGAAGCTATTTTGGGAGGCAAGCTTGATCTGGAGAGCGCACCATGGCCTTCAATTTCAGCTGCTGCAAAAGATTTGATCAGGAAAATGTTGAATAATGACCCTAAGAAACGCATTACAGCTGCCGAAGCCCTTG AACACCCGTGGATGAAGGAAGGTGGTGAAGCATCTGACAAGCCTTTAGACAATGCTGTTTTGACTAGAATGAAACAGTTCAGAGCAATGAACAAGATGAAGAAACTTGCTTTAAAG GTTATAGCAGAAAACCTTTCAGAGGAAGAAATAAAGGGTTTGAAACAAATGTTCAACAATATGGATACTGATCGCAGTGGCACAATCACATTCGAGGAACTCAAATCTGGATTGACCAAATTGGGATCCAAGCTTAGTGAATCAGAAATAAAGCAGCTAATGGACGCT GCTGATGTTGACAAAAGTGGTACTATTGACTATCAAGAATTCATCACTGCCACCATTAACCGGCATAAACTAGAGAAGGAAGAGAATTTGTTTAAGGCTTTTCAATACTTTGACAAGGATAGCAGTGG ATATATAACAAGAGATGAGCTTAGACAAGCTTTGACTGAGTATCAAATGGGAGATGAAGCGACTATAGATGAAGTCATCGACGATGTTGACACTGATAAC GACGGGAAAATTAATTACCAGGAGTTTGTGGCTATGATGAGAAAGGGGATCCTGGATATTGATGAGAAAGAGAAACCACAATAA